In a single window of the Zea mays cultivar B73 chromosome 5, Zm-B73-REFERENCE-NAM-5.0, whole genome shotgun sequence genome:
- the LOC103627589 gene encoding protein NRT1/ PTR FAMILY 8.3 — protein sequence MDAGDTMERGVRAVLRPKLLALPSGLTRSISMGTPRLPTPCTPRSPFLITPHRLASFTPDRQRSIGARSHGDMEKTQGPETQDGDLQVPLLDDKNCAGSKAPLVVLGFECLESTAFNGISTNLVMYLETVLHGSNVASASNVTLWFGTSYLTPVFGAIIADAFWGNYNTILVSLAIYLLGMILVTLSAFLPTDTVLGGSSVFGAHTVAFVGLYLVAIGSGGVRSSLLTFGAEQFDDDNAADRENKLSFFSWFYLCVDFGPIVSGLFIVWIQENISWGLGFGISTACIALALGAFVLATPMYKRSTPTAGKASVISDSETGLEAISEEAGSSQKLRAATKAEEFKTLLGLLPIWATSIIVSSAYTQMNTTFIQQGSAMNVSVLSVQVPPASMGSFEVVCVLIWVLLYGHVIVPALRGCGFSFGGDGEPSQLQRMGAGRLLMALAMAVAALVEMKRLGSAARGEEITIAWQIPQYFFLAGAEVLCYIAQLEFFYEEAPETMKSTCTSLALLTIALGSYLSSFIYAIVAAFTATADSPGWISDNLNQGHLDYFFWTMAAISALNFVVYSVFARNYKPKSQDYALMT from the exons ATGGACGCGGGGGACACCATGGAGAGGGGCGTTCGTGCTGTGCTCCGGCCTAAG CTGCTCGCTCTCCCGTCAGGTCTCACGCGCTCTATCTCAATGGGCACTCCACGCCTGCCGACGCCCTGCACGCCGCGCTCTCCCTTCCTGATCACTCCACACCGGCTGGCATCCTTCACGCCGGATCGTCAGCGATCCATTGGAGCGAGGAGCCATGGAGACATGGAAAAG ACTCAGGGGCCAGAGACTCAGGACGGCGACTTGCAAGTGCCGCTCCTTGATGATAAGAACTGCGCCGGCAGCAAGGCGCCATTGGTAGTTCTTG GGTTCGAGTGCTTGGAGAGCACAGCTTTCAATGGCATCTCGACGAACCTGGTGATGTACCTGGAGACCGTCCTCCACGGCAGCAACGTGGCCAGCGCCTCCAACGTCACGCTGTGGTTCGGCACCAGCTACCTGACACCAGTCTTCGGCGCCATCATCGCCGACGCCTTCTGGGGCAACTACAACACCATCCTCGTCTCCCTCGCCATCTACCTTCTT GGGATGATTCTGGTGACCTTATCGGCGTTCCTGCCGACGGACACGGTGCTCGGCGGCTCCTCGGTGTTCGGCGCGCACACGGTAGCGTTCGTGGGGCTTTACCTCGTCGCGATCGGGAGCGGCGGGGTGCGGTCATCGCTGCTGACGTTCGGCGCGGAGCAGTTCGATGACGACAATGCGGCGGATCGCGAGAACAAGCTGTCCTTCTTCAGCTGGTTTTACCTATGCGTCGACTTTGGCCCGATCGTCTCCGGCCTGTTCATCGTGTGGATCCAGGAGAACATCAGCTGGGGCCTCGGCTTTGGCATCTCTACCGCCTGCATCGCGCTGGCCTTGGGCGCATTCGTGCTCGCCACGCCCATGTACAAGCGCTCGACGCCCACCGCCGGCAAG GCGTCCGTCATCTCCGACTCCGAGACGGGCTTGGAAGCGATATCGGAGGAGGCGGGCTCGTCGCAGAAGCTCCGCGCCGCGACGAAGGCAGAGGAGTTCAAGACCCTGCTGGGACTTCTGCCCATCTGGGCGACCAGCATCATCGTCTCCTCGGCGTACACGCAGATGAACACCACCTTCATCCAGCAAGGCAGCGCCATGAACGTGTCCGTCCTGTCGGTGCAGGTGCCACCGGCGTCGATGGGCTCGTTCGAGGTGGTCTGCGTCCTCATATGGGTGCTGCTGTACGGCCACGTGATCGTGCCGGCGCTGAGGGGATGCGGGTTCTCGTTCGGCGGCGACGGCGAACCGTCTCAGCTGCAGCGCATGGGCGCCGGCCGGCTCCTCATGGCCCTGGCGATGGCGGTCGCGGCGCTCGTGGAGATGAAGCGGCTCGGCAGCGCGGCGCGCGGGGAGGAGATCACCATCGCGTGGCAGATTCCGCAGTACTTCTTCCTGGCCGGCGCGGAGGTGTTGTGCTACATCGCGCAGCTGGAGTTCTTCTACGAAGAGGCGCCGGAAACCATGAAGAGCACGTGCACGTCGCTCGCGCTGCTCACCATCGCCCTGGGCAGCTACCTCAGCTCCTTCATCTACGCTATCGTGGCAGCATTCACGGCCACGGCGGACAGTCCCGGATGGATCTCCGACAACCTAAACCAGGGCCATCTCGACTACTTCTTCTGGACCATGGCCGCCATTTCAGCGCTCAACTTCGTCGTGTACAGCGTGTTCGCCAGGAACTACAAGCCCAAGAGTCAAGACTATGCTCTCATGACGTGA
- the LOC100383742 gene encoding protein NRT1/ PTR FAMILY 8.3 codes for MDAGDAMERGDRTPLLPESHGPKVQDDGGLQVPLLKDKKRAGSKAPAVVLGFECLESTAFNGISTNLVVYLETVLHGSNLSSASDVTTWFGTSFLTPVFGAVIADTFLGNYNTILVSLAVYLLGMMFVTFSAFLPTAAVLGGTSVFGAKTIAFLGLYLVAIGRGGVQSSLAPFGAEQFDDDNPADRESKASFFSWFYLCVDFGMIVSGLIIVWVQDNVSWGLGFGISTACLALAFAAFVLATPMYKRRMPTGTPLKSLSQVVVAACRKIALKVPADADMLYEVGDKVDAQQPKIAHTDEFSFLDKAAVVSESDMEEMRVSGETGSSSWTLCTVTQVEELKILVRLLPIWVTSVIVSSAYAQMTTTFIQQGSAMNMSILSVPVAAASMGSFEVVFLLTWVLLYSKVIVPVLRGFSTRGDGEPSQLQRMGAGRLLMALSMAVSALVEMKRLDSAARGEEVTIAWQLPQYFFMAGAEVFCYIAQLEFFYAEAPDTMKSTCTSLSLLTIALGSYMSSFIYAIVAAFTATADSPGWISDNLNQGHLDYFFWTMAAMCTLNFVVYSAFAKNYKLKTVLS; via the exons ATGGACGCTGGGGACGCCATGGAGAGGGGCGACCGCACGCCGCTGCTGCCAGAG AGTCACGGGCCAAAGGTTCAGGACGACGGCGGCCTGCAAGTGCCGCTGCTGAAGGATAAAAAACGTGCCGGCAGCAAGGCGCCGGCGGTTGTTCTCG GATTCGAGTGCCTGGAGAGCACAGCGTTCAATGGCATCTCGACCAACCTGGTGGTGTACCTGGAGACCGTCCTCCATGGCAGCAACCTGTCCAGCGCCTCCGACGTCACCACGTGGTTCGGCACCAGCTTCCTCACGCCGGTCTTCGGCGCCGTCATCGCGGACACCTTCTTGGGCAACTACAACACCATCCTCGTCTCTCTCGCCGTCTACCTCCTG GGGATGATGTTCGTCACCTTCTCGGCGTTCCTGCCCACGGCCGCGGTGCTCGGCGGCACGTCGGTGTTCGGCGCCAAGACTATCGCCTTCCTCGGGCTGTACCTCGTGGCGATCGGGCGCGGCGGGGTGCAGTCGTCGCTGGCGCCGTTCGGCGCGGAGCAGTTCGACGACGACAACCCGGCGGACCGGGAGAGCAAGGCGTCTTTCTTCAGCTGGTTCTACCTCTGCGTCGACTTCGGCATGATCGTCTCCGGCCTCATCATCGTGTGGGTCCAGGACAACGTCAGCTGGGGCCTCGGCTTCGGCATCTCCACGGCCTGCCTCGCGCTCGCCTTCGCCGCCTTCGTGCTCGCCACGCCCATGTACaagcgccgcatgcccaccggcaCGCCGCTCAAGAGCCTCAGCCAGGTCGTCGTCGCCGCATGCAGGAAGATCGCTCTCAAGGTGCCTGCCGACGCCGACATGCTCTACGAGGTCGGCGACAAGGTGGACGCCCAGCAGCCCAAGATCGCGCATACCGATGAGTTCTCGTTTCTTGACAAGGCAGCCGTCGTCTCCGAATCGGACATGGAGGAGATGCGCGTGTCGGGGGAGACCGGTTCGTCGTCGTGGACGCTCTGCACCGTCACCCAGGTGGAGGAGCTCAAGATCCTGGTGCGGCTGCTGCCCATATGGGTGACCAGCGTCATCGTGTCCTCGGCGTACGCGCAGATGACCACCACATTCATCCAGCAGGGCAGCGCCATGAACATGTCCATCCTGTCCGTGCCGGTGGCAGCGGCGTCCATGGGCTCGTTTGAGGTGGTCTTCCTCCTCACATGGGTGCTGCTCTACAGCAAGGTGATCGTGCcggtgctcaggggcttctccaccCGCGGCGACGGCGAGCCGTCCCAGCTGCAGCGCATGGGCGCCGGCCGGCTACTCATGGCGCTCTCCATGGCGGTCTCGGCGCTCGTCGAGATGAAGCGCCTCGACAGCGCGGCGCGCGGCGAGGAGGTCACCATCGCGTGGCAGCTCCCGCAGTACTTCTTCATGGCCGGCGCTGAGGTGTTCTGCTACATCGCGCAGCTGGAGTTCTTCTACGCCGAGGCGCCGGACACCATGAAGAGCACGTGCACGTCGCTCTCGCTACTCACCATCGCGCTGGGCAGCTACATGAGCTCCTTCATCTACGCCATCGTAGCGGCGTTCACGGCGACGGCCGACAGTCCCGGGTGGATCTCCGACAACCTCAACCAGGGGCACCTCGATTATTTCTTCTGGACCATGGCCGCCATGTGCACGCTCAACTTCGTCGTGTACAGCGCGTTCGCCAAGAACTACAAGCTCAAGACAGTGCTCTCATGA